From one Marinobacter sp. LV10MA510-1 genomic stretch:
- a CDS encoding cytochrome P450 translates to MVNRPREPDWNPRAGKVLKDQIRAYDTMRTQCPVAWSNYQHWTLFRHSDVMQALEDHQTFSSVSSSHLSVPNGMDPPEHTHYRQVIEPYFSEQAMSEFEPTCRNIARNLVNSLPSGEEFDIVERFSRAFALQIQCAFMGWPDSLHEPLREWVLKNHQATLARDRKAMADVAQEFDGYIHELLETRRQAGANAPRDVTRLLMEETVNGRPLTDEELTSLMRNWTVGELGTISSSVSILLNYLAEHPDLKESLTKETYKVEDAIDEILRIDAPLISNRRITTREVKMGTRKIPAGEKVTVLWASANRDEEVFGDPDVFCPEKNRGQNLLYGAGIHICPGAPLARMELRILIEEFLRGIDTLEFAPNELPERAVFPTGGFSYLPVVIGKR, encoded by the coding sequence ATGGTCAACAGGCCCCGCGAACCAGACTGGAACCCCCGTGCAGGTAAGGTTTTAAAAGACCAGATACGCGCCTACGACACCATGCGTACACAGTGCCCGGTCGCCTGGAGTAACTACCAACACTGGACATTATTCAGGCATAGCGATGTTATGCAGGCGCTGGAAGATCACCAAACGTTTAGCAGCGTGTCGTCCAGCCATCTTTCTGTGCCGAATGGCATGGACCCGCCCGAACACACCCACTATCGCCAGGTGATCGAACCCTATTTTTCAGAACAGGCGATGAGCGAGTTTGAGCCCACCTGTCGGAACATAGCTCGTAATCTTGTAAACAGCCTGCCTAGTGGTGAAGAGTTTGATATTGTCGAACGGTTCAGCAGAGCCTTTGCGTTACAAATACAGTGCGCTTTTATGGGATGGCCCGACTCCCTCCATGAACCACTTCGTGAGTGGGTCTTGAAGAACCATCAGGCCACACTCGCCCGAGACCGCAAGGCCATGGCTGATGTTGCCCAAGAATTTGATGGCTATATTCATGAACTACTGGAGACCCGGCGGCAAGCCGGAGCGAACGCGCCAAGGGACGTCACCAGGTTACTGATGGAAGAAACCGTTAATGGTCGACCCTTAACCGATGAAGAGCTCACCAGCCTGATGCGAAACTGGACAGTTGGTGAACTCGGTACCATCAGCTCAAGCGTATCGATTCTGCTGAATTATCTGGCTGAACACCCTGACTTAAAAGAAAGCCTGACCAAAGAAACCTACAAAGTAGAGGATGCGATCGATGAAATACTGCGCATCGACGCACCGTTAATATCCAATCGCCGGATAACAACACGGGAAGTAAAGATGGGTACCAGAAAGATTCCTGCTGGCGAGAAAGTCACCGTTCTGTGGGCATCCGCCAATCGTGACGAGGAAGTATTCGGCGATCCGGATGTTTTTTGTCCCGAGAAGAACCGTGGCCAGAATCTGCTTTATGGTGCAGGTATTCATATTTGCCCTGGTGCACCTCTGGCCAGGATGGAACTCAGAATTCTGATTGAGGAATTTCTTCGCGGTATCGATACCCTGGAATTCGCGCCCAATGAGCTGCCTGAACGCGCAGTTTTCCCAACCGGCGGGTTCAGTTATTTACCTGTTGTTATTGGGAAGCGTTAA
- a CDS encoding cbb3-type cytochrome c oxidase subunit I: protein MTPTIAILLIITFVLSTVGLLLLIWSIANNQFSHGQEAARSIFSPGEEGHSEDPARPADPSFTGENTAQAAAIKARWTADQSSRTAVLTWLSSSIFWLVLGSFFGLVSSIKMHLPEFLAASEFLTFGRIRPAHLNAVTYGWASMAGIGVALFLIPRLFKTSLAGGKYAVLGAVIWNIGLILGVAAIILGLSDGKEWLEFPWQIDILFVVGGALCAIPLLLTAANRQVEHLYVTSWYLMAALVWFPILFLIANLPFTFPGASGATVNWWFAHNVLGLWVTPIGIGIAYYMIPKILGRPIISYQLSLIGFWSLALFYSQVGIHHIIGGPIPTWLVTLSIVHSVMMSIPVITVAINHHGTMMGNFGRLKDSPTLRFVWIGALMYTVASLQGSMEALRSINVITHFTHYTIAHAHLGMYAFLSFILFGAVYFIMPRLTNWEWPWRRLISLHFWLVSVGIVIYVVSLSIAGWKQGMALLDAAMPFMDIVRMTMPALQARTVGGALMTLGHLVFAFHFVAMLMHRGIGNQQPTLFRSAIKEVTQ from the coding sequence ATGACGCCTACTATTGCCATTCTGCTGATCATTACCTTCGTGCTCTCAACGGTTGGTTTGCTGTTGTTGATCTGGTCTATTGCCAACAATCAGTTCAGCCATGGCCAGGAGGCCGCACGCAGTATTTTCTCGCCGGGCGAGGAGGGCCACAGTGAGGACCCTGCACGCCCTGCCGACCCGTCGTTCACGGGAGAAAACACAGCTCAGGCCGCCGCGATCAAAGCACGCTGGACCGCCGATCAATCTTCCCGAACGGCCGTGCTTACGTGGCTGAGCTCGTCCATTTTCTGGTTGGTGTTAGGCTCGTTTTTCGGCTTGGTGTCGTCCATCAAAATGCATCTCCCCGAATTTCTGGCGGCCAGTGAGTTTTTAACCTTCGGCCGGATACGCCCTGCTCACCTAAACGCAGTTACATACGGTTGGGCGTCAATGGCAGGCATTGGTGTGGCGTTATTTCTGATTCCCCGGTTATTTAAGACATCGTTGGCAGGCGGAAAATACGCTGTTCTGGGTGCTGTTATCTGGAATATTGGTCTGATTTTGGGTGTGGCGGCCATCATCCTAGGCTTATCCGATGGCAAGGAGTGGCTTGAGTTCCCATGGCAAATCGACATCCTGTTCGTTGTGGGGGGTGCCCTGTGCGCCATACCGTTGCTTTTAACTGCGGCCAACCGCCAGGTCGAACATCTTTACGTTACCAGCTGGTACTTAATGGCGGCGCTGGTGTGGTTTCCGATTCTGTTTCTAATCGCCAACTTGCCTTTTACTTTTCCCGGCGCATCCGGCGCCACCGTTAACTGGTGGTTTGCCCATAATGTTCTCGGGCTTTGGGTAACTCCCATAGGCATTGGTATCGCCTACTACATGATTCCAAAAATTCTTGGTCGACCGATCATTTCCTATCAGTTATCACTCATTGGTTTCTGGTCTTTAGCTTTGTTTTACAGCCAAGTGGGCATTCACCACATTATTGGAGGCCCCATACCGACCTGGCTGGTGACTCTGTCAATCGTTCACAGCGTGATGATGTCGATACCGGTTATTACCGTCGCCATCAACCACCACGGGACTATGATGGGCAACTTTGGGCGTCTTAAAGATTCGCCGACACTTCGATTTGTGTGGATCGGCGCTCTCATGTACACGGTGGCTTCGCTTCAGGGGTCTATGGAAGCACTGCGCAGCATTAATGTAATCACTCACTTTACCCACTACACGATTGCCCACGCGCACCTGGGTATGTATGCCTTCCTGAGCTTCATTCTTTTTGGTGCGGTTTATTTCATCATGCCCCGCCTGACCAACTGGGAGTGGCCATGGCGCAGGCTGATCAGTCTGCACTTCTGGCTGGTGAGCGTCGGCATCGTGATTTATGTGGTGTCGTTGAGCATTGCTGGCTGGAAGCAGGGTATGGCTTTGCTCGATGCGGCTATGCCGTTCATGGACATTGTTCGAATGACAATGCCGGCACTTCAGGCCCGCACGGTAGGTGGCGCTCTGATGACGCTTGGGCACCTGGTGTTTGCGTTCCATTTCGTTGCGATGCTGATGCATCGTGGAATTGGCAATCAGCAACCAACACTCTTTCGTTCTGCTATTAAGGAGGTCACTCAATGA
- a CDS encoding cbb3-type cytochrome c oxidase subunit II → MKGALAIMVGAALILLLAMLTLVVMPYLQMSAEQVPPDLKPYTETQQRGRQLYIANGCIYCHSQQPRDPGFAPGDRDRGWGRPSVPGDYAYDQPHLLGTMRTGPDLFNVGARLPSIDWQLLHLYNPRVVHKDSIMPSYPFLFRHVDEAEAGDKVVYLPASFGPESGQIVATDDALALAEYLLVLDHTYPAPTLPKADNSKE, encoded by the coding sequence ATGAAAGGTGCTCTTGCAATTATGGTCGGTGCGGCCCTTATTTTATTGTTGGCCATGCTTACCCTGGTGGTTATGCCGTATCTGCAAATGTCGGCAGAACAGGTTCCGCCTGATCTCAAGCCTTATACTGAAACGCAGCAGCGCGGTCGGCAGTTGTACATAGCGAACGGCTGTATTTACTGCCATAGCCAGCAACCGCGGGATCCGGGTTTTGCTCCCGGAGACAGAGATCGGGGCTGGGGGCGCCCTTCCGTACCCGGGGACTACGCTTACGATCAGCCCCACCTGCTTGGCACCATGCGCACCGGACCTGATCTGTTCAATGTCGGCGCACGGCTGCCCAGCATAGACTGGCAACTGCTGCACCTTTACAACCCCAGAGTGGTCCACAAAGACAGCATTATGCCGTCGTATCCTTTTTTGTTTCGCCATGTGGATGAGGCTGAGGCGGGTGATAAAGTCGTTTACCTACCGGCGTCTTTTGGTCCTGAATCCGGGCAGATTGTTGCTACCGACGATGCGCTGGCACTCGCCGAGTATCTGCTTGTCCTTGACCATACTTATCCGGCACCTACCTTGCCGAAAGCCGATAACTCCAAGGAGTAA
- a CDS encoding c-type cytochrome yields MNEHDHRAQNRESAEPEEGTRAAPKIVFVYIAILIVWGVGYYAWQIGKPLLGGDSRTPVITEHQESRPADGASADRAMESNNVANADSAEVPVNPTAPNTDKSDASNSGSSGASDQEMSNTANSEGPASDSLTASAKPDGAAIFSAQCSACHQASGQGIPGAFPPLAGSEWMLADAAIPVAIVHDGLQGKIEVAGNQFQGVMPKFGGQLSDAELAAVLSYARSQWGNDASAISPGAVTEHRERFGDRKEWSAEELTKVFGKP; encoded by the coding sequence ATGAACGAGCATGATCATCGCGCCCAAAACCGGGAATCTGCTGAACCGGAAGAGGGCACTCGCGCCGCTCCAAAAATTGTATTCGTCTACATTGCCATCCTGATTGTCTGGGGCGTTGGCTACTACGCCTGGCAGATTGGCAAGCCATTGCTGGGGGGTGACAGCCGCACACCCGTTATAACCGAGCATCAGGAATCCAGGCCGGCAGACGGCGCAAGCGCTGATCGCGCTATGGAATCTAATAATGTTGCAAACGCTGACAGCGCTGAAGTCCCGGTAAACCCGACTGCGCCGAACACAGATAAATCAGACGCTTCGAATTCGGGCTCGTCAGGCGCGTCGGATCAAGAAATGTCAAACACTGCGAACTCAGAAGGTCCGGCCTCTGACAGCCTCACAGCAAGCGCAAAACCGGATGGCGCGGCCATTTTTAGCGCCCAGTGCAGCGCCTGCCATCAGGCAAGCGGACAGGGCATACCGGGCGCCTTTCCACCCTTAGCTGGAAGCGAATGGATGTTGGCCGACGCAGCCATTCCTGTCGCTATCGTCCATGATGGTCTGCAGGGGAAAATTGAAGTTGCAGGCAATCAGTTCCAGGGTGTTATGCCCAAGTTTGGCGGCCAACTTTCCGATGCGGAACTGGCGGCTGTATTGAGTTATGCACGCAGCCAATGGGGCAATGACGCGAGCGCGATCAGCCCGGGCGCGGTCACCGAACATAGAGAACGTTTCGGTGACCGTAAGGAATGGTCAGCAGAAGAGCTAACGAAGGTTTTCGGGAAACCCTGA
- a CDS encoding heavy metal translocating P-type ATPase: MAADNVNTAQESLDRDPRHRDPEHYKTGHQEILMVEGMRCGSCAIAVEALLKKQPGVRDAAVNFAADVAMICWDREKPRLANLQQAVARLGYRLHDSVDPERSKFQAESVRKHLQRRLAVAVVFGMWSMMPALLIYLAPFGAAEPEVLWPLALASGLFAVPVVIYSGSHFYRVGWRTLIAGAPGLDSLIFLAVFSACIISTWQLFSGSHHVYFDAAVMLITFQLIARLLDTSVRRRASEIIRRYLQDVPELVTVKASDGKLETRLAKDVSAGERIFLQAGDQLALDGNVFRGHGQADLSMLTGEHLPQSLGPGDELLAGCQLVEGELELTVTAIIGQRRIDRLSRSISALLSRKTTLQRLTDRIARILLPVIVTAAALAVGLAFFQGVSAPEAAARGLAVMIISCPCALSLAIPLVITMGHANMVSRGIVLRDPAALEAAAKVGAIVFDKTGTLTTGVPSVNTITPAGQWTESSLLQLARDILRESTHPVAKGLAADTEFGLVAASDGTRESIAGAGTRWTNGMNTALAGQANWLCKQGVKVPSTEDTGMSVYLACNGLYAGKIGFKETLRPEAASTIDQLTRQGFTIYLLSGDTHNACLDFAERLGISPKHVISGYSPEQKHGFIETIEKQTDVVFVGDGLNDGLALAGARLGIAVGNAASVAGAAAAVYLTESIAKVPATLQLARRARKLMHQNLFWAVGYNAVVIPLAVIGWVQPVIAAIAMSLSSVCVLLNSLRMQKQVSGDDPNSRVSAVQ; the protein is encoded by the coding sequence ATGGCCGCCGATAACGTAAACACAGCACAGGAATCTCTGGACCGGGACCCCAGACACAGGGACCCCGAGCATTACAAAACCGGGCACCAGGAAATCTTGATGGTTGAGGGGATGCGCTGTGGCAGTTGTGCCATTGCCGTAGAAGCTCTGTTAAAAAAGCAACCGGGCGTTCGTGATGCGGCGGTTAATTTTGCAGCCGACGTCGCCATGATTTGCTGGGACAGGGAGAAGCCCCGGCTTGCCAACCTTCAGCAGGCCGTCGCCCGATTGGGTTATCGCCTGCACGATTCGGTTGACCCTGAACGGAGCAAGTTCCAGGCAGAGTCCGTGCGCAAGCACCTCCAAAGACGACTGGCGGTGGCGGTTGTCTTCGGCATGTGGAGCATGATGCCGGCTCTGTTGATTTATCTGGCACCGTTCGGAGCGGCAGAGCCGGAGGTTCTGTGGCCGCTCGCTTTGGCTAGCGGTCTGTTCGCGGTGCCCGTTGTAATTTACTCCGGATCTCACTTCTACCGCGTTGGCTGGCGCACGCTGATTGCCGGCGCACCGGGCCTCGACAGTTTGATTTTTCTGGCGGTTTTTTCGGCTTGTATCATCTCAACCTGGCAGCTCTTTTCCGGCAGCCACCATGTGTACTTCGATGCGGCCGTTATGCTGATCACTTTCCAGCTGATCGCAAGACTGCTGGATACCAGCGTACGCCGGCGTGCCTCGGAGATCATTCGACGCTACCTTCAAGATGTGCCCGAGCTAGTGACCGTAAAAGCTTCTGACGGCAAGCTCGAAACTCGCCTGGCCAAGGATGTTAGCGCTGGCGAACGCATTTTTCTCCAGGCCGGTGACCAGTTGGCATTGGACGGAAACGTTTTCCGGGGGCATGGTCAGGCCGACCTGTCCATGCTGACGGGAGAGCACCTGCCGCAATCGCTCGGGCCAGGGGATGAGCTGCTTGCAGGCTGCCAATTGGTTGAAGGTGAGCTCGAACTAACCGTAACCGCCATTATTGGCCAACGCCGGATCGACCGCTTATCGCGGTCCATCAGCGCTCTGCTCAGCCGCAAAACCACCTTGCAGCGACTGACCGACCGGATTGCCCGAATCCTGCTGCCGGTCATCGTGACTGCGGCCGCCCTGGCCGTGGGTTTGGCTTTTTTTCAAGGCGTTTCTGCCCCGGAAGCGGCAGCCCGTGGCTTGGCCGTCATGATCATAAGTTGCCCCTGTGCCCTTAGTCTCGCCATTCCGCTGGTGATCACCATGGGCCACGCCAATATGGTCAGCCGCGGCATCGTTTTGCGGGATCCCGCTGCACTGGAGGCTGCAGCAAAGGTTGGGGCCATCGTCTTCGACAAGACCGGCACTCTGACCACCGGTGTGCCCAGCGTGAACACGATCACGCCGGCCGGACAATGGACCGAGAGCAGTCTGTTGCAACTCGCACGAGACATTCTCAGAGAGTCGACTCACCCGGTCGCTAAGGGGCTTGCGGCGGATACAGAATTTGGGCTTGTAGCGGCCTCCGACGGCACGCGTGAAAGTATTGCAGGCGCGGGCACGCGCTGGACTAACGGCATGAATACCGCTTTGGCCGGGCAAGCGAACTGGCTCTGCAAACAAGGTGTTAAGGTACCATCAACCGAGGATACCGGAATGAGCGTCTATCTGGCCTGCAACGGACTCTATGCCGGTAAAATCGGTTTTAAAGAAACGCTCAGGCCGGAGGCTGCATCTACTATTGATCAGCTGACACGCCAGGGCTTTACCATTTACTTGCTCAGCGGCGATACACATAACGCATGCCTTGATTTTGCCGAACGCCTTGGCATTTCACCCAAGCATGTTATTTCGGGCTATTCTCCCGAGCAAAAGCATGGTTTTATCGAAACCATCGAGAAGCAGACTGATGTGGTATTCGTGGGTGACGGCCTCAATGACGGCCTCGCCCTCGCGGGCGCCAGGCTTGGCATTGCCGTAGGTAATGCGGCGTCCGTCGCCGGCGCAGCGGCGGCCGTTTACCTGACCGAAAGCATCGCCAAAGTGCCTGCCACTCTGCAGCTCGCGCGACGAGCCCGAAAGCTTATGCACCAGAACCTTTTCTGGGCCGTCGGTTACAACGCTGTGGTGATTCCACTGGCCGTTATCGGCTGGGTTCAGCCCGTTATTGCGGCCATTGCCATGTCACTTAGCAGCGTGTGTGTTCTGCTTAACAGCTTGCGTATGCAGAAGCAGGTATCTGGTGATGATCCGAACAGTAGAGTCTCAGCCGTTCAATAG
- a CDS encoding RNA-guided endonuclease InsQ/TnpB family protein — MKRLQAFKFQIEPNGEQIRAMRQYAGNARKIWNLALNRQQGLHTAGEKFTNSFGMNNWLPAWKQEFSYLCDSPSQTLQQVTKDLAAAYKNFFEKRADFPQFKKKGRSSDSFRFPQGFEIDEANRRIRLPKLGWIRYRKSRGILGLAKNITVSCVAGKWYTSIQTEREVGQPIHPSTSIVGLDAGITLFATLSDGTMFEPVNALRTRAAKMAKYQRRMSRKVKFSRNWKKAKARITTLHQRVAHTRNDFLHKTSNIISKNHAMVVIEDLKVTNMSKSASGTLEAPRRSVNAKSGLNKSILDQGWGEFRRQLEYKQAWLGGVVFAVNPRNTSRTCPACGHICAENRKTQSQFECVECGYAEHADLNAAINILRAGHARLACEVNGAVMPSATGTHRSDSGMAQCHA, encoded by the coding sequence ATGAAACGCCTTCAAGCATTCAAATTTCAGATTGAACCAAACGGTGAGCAAATCCGCGCCATGCGTCAGTACGCTGGTAATGCTCGCAAGATTTGGAATTTGGCTTTGAATCGTCAGCAAGGGCTACATACGGCCGGTGAAAAATTCACCAACAGCTTTGGCATGAATAATTGGCTGCCAGCGTGGAAGCAGGAATTCTCGTACTTGTGCGACTCTCCCTCACAAACACTACAACAAGTCACAAAAGACCTGGCCGCTGCGTACAAGAACTTCTTTGAGAAGCGTGCCGATTTTCCACAATTCAAGAAAAAAGGTAGGTCCTCAGACAGCTTTCGCTTTCCGCAAGGTTTCGAGATTGACGAAGCCAATCGACGTATTCGACTCCCAAAGCTAGGCTGGATTCGCTACCGCAAGAGCCGTGGCATCCTCGGACTGGCAAAGAACATCACCGTTTCCTGTGTGGCTGGCAAGTGGTACACCAGCATTCAGACCGAGCGCGAAGTTGGGCAGCCAATACATCCATCAACGTCGATAGTCGGCCTCGATGCGGGTATCACGCTATTCGCGACGCTCTCTGACGGCACGATGTTCGAGCCGGTCAATGCGCTGCGTACCCGCGCTGCGAAGATGGCAAAGTATCAGCGACGCATGAGCCGCAAGGTCAAATTCAGCCGCAATTGGAAAAAGGCGAAGGCCCGTATCACCACGTTGCATCAACGGGTTGCTCATACCCGCAATGACTTTCTCCACAAGACCTCGAACATCATCAGCAAAAACCACGCGATGGTCGTCATCGAAGATCTGAAAGTCACGAATATGAGCAAGTCAGCAAGCGGCACACTTGAGGCACCAAGGCGAAGCGTAAACGCCAAATCCGGCCTTAATAAGTCGATTCTCGATCAGGGCTGGGGCGAGTTCCGCCGCCAGTTGGAATACAAGCAGGCGTGGCTGGGCGGTGTAGTGTTTGCCGTCAACCCTCGTAACACCAGCCGGACGTGTCCGGCCTGCGGTCATATTTGTGCAGAGAATCGCAAGACTCAATCGCAATTCGAATGTGTCGAATGTGGGTATGCTGAACATGCAGACCTCAACGCCGCCATCAATATTCTAAGGGCAGGTCATGCCCGGTTAGCCTGTGAAGTGAACGGTGCTGTAATGCCGTCAGCAACAGGAACCCACCGAAGCGACTCAGGGATGGCTCAATGCCACGCCTGA
- a CDS encoding thiol-disulfide oxidoreductase DCC family protein: protein MEDSQIVIFDGICNFCNGAVNFIIKRDSKAVFKFTPTQSKIAQDLLLKHQVPEVGYDSFVLIKNGQSFLRTNAALEITKDLDGFWFIGMRGKPRPSGRG from the coding sequence ATGGAGGATAGTCAGATCGTTATTTTTGATGGAATATGCAACTTCTGCAACGGAGCGGTAAATTTCATCATTAAACGAGACTCTAAAGCCGTTTTTAAATTTACTCCAACGCAGAGCAAAATAGCTCAGGACCTTTTATTAAAGCATCAAGTTCCTGAAGTAGGTTATGACTCTTTTGTTCTGATAAAAAATGGACAATCCTTCTTACGCACCAACGCTGCGCTTGAGATAACAAAAGACCTTGACGGTTTCTGGTTTATCGGAATGCGCGGAAAACCTCGGCCTTCAGGCCGGGGATGA
- the ytfE gene encoding iron-sulfur cluster repair protein YtfE, translating to MNLLDQSMGNIAEQARDIPGATAVLHRFKLDFCCGGARTLRSAAEKKGLNTAILLAGLERLQQRDEPQDIWAGTDLPGLIEHILTSYHDVYREQLPELIRLAQRVERVHGGHPECPAGLAAHLETMAQELEEHMAKEEQILFPMLTRGVDSMAVYPIQIMRAEHDDHGKALERLDSLTRHYNLPDGACNTWQALYKGLQTFRRDLMDHIHLENNVLFTQVDGQQGGAATSLKLSM from the coding sequence ATGAATCTACTGGACCAATCTATGGGAAATATTGCCGAACAGGCCCGGGACATTCCCGGTGCAACAGCGGTCCTGCACCGCTTTAAATTGGATTTTTGTTGCGGTGGTGCACGCACGTTGCGGAGCGCGGCGGAAAAGAAAGGCCTTAATACAGCAATCCTTCTGGCCGGTCTTGAGCGCCTTCAACAGCGTGATGAACCGCAGGACATTTGGGCAGGTACCGACCTGCCCGGGTTAATTGAACACATCCTTACGAGCTACCACGACGTCTACCGAGAGCAATTGCCCGAGCTTATCCGCCTGGCACAACGCGTGGAGCGTGTTCACGGTGGCCATCCGGAATGCCCGGCCGGACTAGCCGCACACCTGGAAACGATGGCACAGGAATTGGAAGAGCACATGGCCAAGGAGGAACAGATCCTGTTTCCAATGCTCACCCGCGGTGTGGACAGCATGGCCGTTTATCCGATCCAGATCATGCGTGCCGAGCACGACGATCACGGCAAAGCACTGGAACGTTTGGACAGCCTGACCCGTCACTACAATCTGCCGGACGGGGCCTGCAACACCTGGCAGGCGCTCTACAAAGGGCTACAGACATTCCGAAGGGATCTGATGGACCACATTCACCTGGAAAATAACGTGTTGTTCACTCAAGTAGACGGTCAGCAAGGTGGGGCAGCCACGAGCCTTAAGCTATCAATGTGA
- a CDS encoding FGGY family carbohydrate kinase yields the protein MVNLDANGTPLRPAIIWLDQRHADASAPLPAYLRWTFRLLGLTTTIQRFRENCQANWIAENQPDVWLDTRHFLLLSGYLNYRLTGKFRDSSASQVGYLPYDYKRQTWAGKRNFKWRLMPVRPEQLPQLITPGETVGPLTAIAAQHLGLPAGLPVLAAASDKACEVLASGALAPDTACLSYGTTATMNTTNPRYVEPVRFIPPYPASQALYQQLYREVYLKIYPQLQSLYKTIRRITGYPR from the coding sequence GTGGTGAATCTGGACGCTAACGGAACACCGCTACGCCCGGCCATTATCTGGCTGGACCAACGCCACGCCGACGCCAGCGCCCCCCTGCCGGCCTACCTGCGCTGGACGTTCCGTTTGCTGGGCCTGACAACTACCATTCAGCGCTTTCGCGAAAACTGCCAGGCCAACTGGATTGCCGAGAATCAGCCAGATGTCTGGCTCGACACCCGCCATTTTCTATTATTATCGGGTTACCTGAACTATCGCCTGACCGGCAAATTCCGCGACTCCAGTGCCAGCCAAGTAGGCTACCTGCCCTACGATTACAAACGCCAGACCTGGGCCGGCAAACGCAACTTCAAGTGGCGGCTGATGCCGGTTCGCCCTGAACAGCTGCCGCAGCTGATTACGCCCGGTGAAACCGTCGGCCCACTGACCGCTATTGCTGCCCAGCACCTCGGGCTACCAGCGGGCCTGCCGGTGCTGGCGGCGGCGTCGGATAAAGCCTGCGAAGTGCTGGCCAGCGGCGCGCTTGCGCCCGACACCGCTTGCCTGAGTTATGGCACCACCGCCACGATGAATACCACCAACCCACGCTACGTAGAACCGGTGCGTTTTATACCACCCTACCCGGCTAGTCAGGCGCTTTACCAGCAGCTGTACCGCGAGGTTTACCTGAAAATCTATCCGCAGCTGCAAAGCCTGTATAAAACCATCCGCCGCATTACCGGTTACCCGCGCTAG
- a CDS encoding FAD-dependent oxidoreductase — translation MLPWQRLPVNCSVTAFHPQDRRPVFAFPWLGQTVLGTTDLDHNEDLTEEPVINQSEVNYLLTMAAHLFPESELKSGDILSSWAGVRPVISSQKNGGRKLAPSGESREHSISSDNGLITIAGGKLTTFRLIAREALSMGLSAARGQALLNNQLRVFNPPPPDLQKPDSVSHKPRAGQRRHPDHPAWHSGESGR, via the coding sequence GTGCTACCCTGGCAGCGTTTGCCGGTAAATTGCTCGGTCACCGCATTCCACCCCCAGGACCGGCGCCCCGTGTTCGCGTTCCCGTGGCTGGGGCAAACCGTGCTAGGCACTACCGATCTTGATCATAACGAAGACCTGACCGAAGAGCCTGTCATCAACCAGAGCGAAGTGAATTACCTGCTGACCATGGCCGCACATCTGTTTCCCGAAAGCGAGCTGAAATCCGGCGACATTCTGTCGAGCTGGGCCGGTGTTCGGCCCGTTATCAGCAGCCAGAAAAACGGCGGGCGCAAGCTTGCGCCTTCCGGTGAAAGTCGCGAGCACAGCATCAGCAGCGATAACGGGCTGATTACCATCGCCGGCGGCAAACTAACCACCTTTCGCCTGATCGCTCGGGAAGCCCTGAGCATGGGATTGTCCGCAGCCCGCGGACAGGCGCTGCTCAATAACCAACTGAGGGTGTTCAACCCCCCCCCGCCCGATTTGCAAAAGCCAGATTCGGTGAGCCATAAACCCCGCGCAGGTCAAAGGCGTCATCCTGACCACCCAGCGTGGCACAGTGGTGAATCTGGACGCTAA
- a CDS encoding FAD-dependent oxidoreductase has protein sequence MPGLNSKNLTAASVFTDAVTHDTRLVQRLLAEAGAKGALYLNYVKALELQRASDTSRQICGLTTQAEEDTEPFAIKTQLVIAATGAWSGQFQSAVRETARHTPPAR, from the coding sequence GTGCCTGGGCTGAATTCTAAAAACCTGACCGCTGCCAGCGTTTTTACCGACGCGGTGACCCACGATACCCGGCTGGTACAGCGACTGCTTGCCGAGGCAGGCGCCAAGGGCGCGCTCTACCTGAACTACGTGAAAGCGCTAGAACTGCAACGAGCCTCGGACACTTCGCGGCAGATCTGCGGCCTGACCACTCAGGCCGAGGAAGACACCGAACCGTTTGCCATAAAAACTCAATTGGTCATCGCAGCCACCGGTGCCTGGAGTGGCCAGTTCCAATCGGCAGTGAGAGAAACAGCTCGCCATACACCCCCTGCGCGGTAG
- a CDS encoding FAD-dependent oxidoreductase yields MSRSQQLSELKQQTQSFDVVVIGAGIALEAAASGLKTLVLEQQDFAWGSSSRSSKMVHGGLRYLVGGHLRLARSAVQERQRMLTEAPGLVTPMHYVMPHYKGEFPGPRLFRRCCACTTDLLA; encoded by the coding sequence ATGAGCCGCTCGCAACAGCTGTCAGAGCTAAAACAGCAGACACAAAGTTTTGATGTGGTGGTTATCGGCGCGGGCATCGCCCTTGAAGCCGCCGCGAGCGGCCTGAAAACCCTGGTGCTGGAGCAGCAGGATTTCGCCTGGGGCAGTTCCAGCCGCTCGTCAAAAATGGTTCATGGCGGGCTGCGCTATCTGGTCGGCGGCCACCTGCGCCTGGCTCGCAGCGCCGTTCAGGAACGCCAGCGCATGCTGACTGAGGCACCGGGCCTGGTAACACCCATGCACTATGTCATGCCCCATTATAAAGGCGAGTTTCCGGGCCCGCGGCTGTTTCGGCGCTGCTGCGCCTGTACAACCGATTTGCTGGCGTAG